One Mercurialis annua linkage group LG3, ddMerAnnu1.2, whole genome shotgun sequence DNA window includes the following coding sequences:
- the LOC126672819 gene encoding uncharacterized protein LOC126672819 — protein MANAGFSQPVGLTILDDVIHKVFGCLTDDIIGVSLPRMNRRLVFWPYPFLLFPHKKEEIGCWNGAASSFSDLLLNQEMDAHAAFDMVLRQKEIYLKDKSRISWLKEGDRNSEFFHRSCNIRKTKAGIHSMLVDGVLTDDTEKIGNHITTYYDNLFKAAPLSYPNLDIVKTIIPNMVTEEENVELVKCPSNEDIKAIVFDMDGSSAPGPDGFSGAFYKNCWDIVGKDLCNLVIHFFKFGKLSSGLCSSIMVLIPKIKEAIMIEQFRPIVLSNFCFKVITKIVANRLANIAERILSENQFGFVKNRSISHCIAAASEGINVLNKSCFGGNMAMKIDIKKAFDTMEWGFILEVLDAFGFSLHFRDWILEIFSSARISIMINGTTKGYFSCSRGVRQGDPLSPLLFCIAEDFLSRLISYYVQIGDLKLMSYSRAIKAIFEMYGSISGQWVSWDKSSAFFGKSVTDHRARNLTSLLNIKQGNLPFDYLDIPLFIGAPRKCYLQKIADRITSKFSGWKGSALSMAGRVTLVNSLVSVPWKICCRANKDGGLGLKNLHAMNKAMLSKIAWDMISYDVFPLNVLKTRFLTVSSVPKQHPIGSSVWSSIKESKKTDLAKDFFDGSWHLPNEIPLDIANEISLIIPCNDTSDTCLWVHSLEGNFKVNLNYSMIIGARNPVPWSKFIWKAYLPPSRSMTCWRAFLGYLPTDCSLQKKGFNMASRCNFCNAAVEDIEHIFVRCPFAQNLWNTVGLIFGRRINTDDSLKNLILEASNENFSHQVFDIWNVAVVTSVGLSCALKECDSFSHRPSNNSISELQILSNLRIRNVSPKPLKVTSIFWRPPPSGWIKVNTDSSALGTPGPAGGGGIFRNARGFCKGCFSVNLGSAFAFWAEIETAIFAVLKEKDMGFDHLWLECYSIYVVNLFKRRDWQIPWKLRLKWIACLNYISNIRFVVSHIYREGNIVADTLARHGVSIQGMMWWYQAPDFCSISMYDDLAGKERVVSSKELGCVSRAIVFNVKLTIPLVVAIYCGKWISSELSPRRFFLIPEFSGYVIP, from the exons ATGGCTAATGCTGGGTTTTCTCAACCAGTTGGCTTAACAATTCTTGACGATGTGATTCACAAGGTCTTCGGTTGCTTGACGGATGACATTATCGGTGTTTCTTTGCCTCGCATGAATAGAAGACTGGTCTTTTGGCCTTACCCTTTTCTTCTGTTTCCACACAAAAAAGAAGAGATTGGTTGTTGGAACGGTGCTGCTAGCA GTTTCTCTGATTTATTGCTTAATCAAGAAATGGATGCCCATGCTGCTTTTGACATGGTTCTTAGACAAAAAGAAATTTATTTGAAAGACAAAAGCAGGATTTCTTGGCTCAAGGAGGGGGATCGAAATTCGGAATTCTTTCATCGTTCTTGTAATATTCGAAAGACTAAAGCGGGAATCCATTCTATGCTTGTTGACGGGGTTCTTACTGATGATACAGAGAAAATTGGGAATCACATTACCACTTATTACGACAATTTATTTAAAGCTGCTCCTCTAAGTTATCCTAATTTGGATATTGTGAAAACCATTATCCCCAACATGGTTACAGAGGAGGAAAATGTTGAGCTGGTTAAATGTCCTTCTAATGAGGATATCAAAGCAATTGTTTTTGATATGGATGGTTCTAGTGCTCCCGGTCCTGATGGTTTCTCTGGTGCTTTCTATAAGAATTGTTGGGATATTGTCGGTAAAGATTTATGCAATCTGGTGATTCATTTCTTCAAATTCGGCAAGCTCTCCTCGGGTCTTTGCTCAAGTATAATGGTGCTCATCCCGAAGATTAAGGAGGCCATTATGATTGAGCAATTTCGTCCTATTGTTTTGAGCAATTTCTGCTTCAAAGTGATTACTAAAATTGTGGCTAATCGTCTGGCTAACATTGCTGAAAGGATTTTATCAGAAAAtcaatttggttttgttaaaaATAGATCCATTTCTCATTGCATTGCAGCTGCTTCTGAGGGAATCAATgtgttaaacaagagttgttttgGTGGTAATATGGCAATGAAAATAGACATCAAAAAAGCCTTTGATACTATGGAGTGGGGTTTCATTCTTGAAGTTCTGGATGCCTTTGGCTTTAGCCTGCATTTCAGAGACTGGATTCTGGAGATATTTTCTTCTGCAAGGATCTCTATTATGATTAATGGTACAACTAAAGGCTATTTCTCTTGCTCTCGTGGTGTTCGCCAAGGAGACCCGCTTTCTCCTTTGTTATTTTGCATTGCTGAGGATTTTTTATCTCGCTTAATCTCCTATTATGTTCAAATTGGGGATCTCAAGCTCATGAGTTATTCTAGAG CAATTAAAGCAATTTTTGAGATGTATGGCTCTATTTCGGGTCAATGGGTGAGTTGGGATAAATCTTCCGCATTTTTTGGAAAATCAGTTACTGATCATAGAGCAAGAAATCTTACTTCTCTTTTGAATATTAAACAAGGAAATCTTCCTTTCGACTATCTCGATATTCCATTATTTATTGGCGCTCCTAGAAAAtgttatttacaaaaaattgcTGATAGAATTACCTCTAAATTCTCTGGTTGGAAAGGAAGTGCGTTATCTATGGCGGGGAGAGTTACTCTTGTTAACTCG CTTGTTTCGGTGCCTTGGAAAATCTGTTGCCGTGCTAATAAAGATGGAGGATTAGGTTTGAAAAACCTTCATGCTATGAATAAAGCTATGCTTTCTAAGATTGCTTGGGATATGATCAGTTATGATGTATTCCCTTTAAATGTCTTAAAAACTCGATTTTTAACAGTTTCTAGTGTTCCTAAGCAGCACCCCATCGGTTCCTCGGTTTGGAGCTCAATCAAAGAG TCTAAAAAGACGGATCTCGCCAAAGATTTCTTTGATGGTTCATGGCACCTGCCTAATGAAATTCCTTTAGACATTGCAAATGAAATCAGTCTTATCATTCCTTGTAATGATACTTCAGATACTTGTTTATGGGTTCATTCTCTGGAGGGTAATTTCAAAGTTAATCTGAATTACTCCATGATCATTGGCGCGAGAAATCCGGTTCCTTGGTCGAAGTTCATTTGGAAGGCTTATCTTCCTCCGTCGAGATCGATGACTTGTTGGAGAGCCTTTCTTGGGTATTTACCCACTGATTGCTCTTTGCAGAAAAAAGGTTTTAATATGGCCTCAAGATGCAATTTTTGTAATGCTGCGGTAGAAGATATTGAGCACATTTTTGTCAGATGTCCTTTCGCTCAAAACCTATGGAATAcggttggtttgatttttggcCGGAGGATTAACACTGATGATTCTTTGAAAAATCTGATTTTGGAGGCCTCCAATGAGAATTTCAGCCATcaagtttttgatatttggaaTGTAGCAGTGGTAACTTCAGTTGG GCTATCTTGTGCCTTAAAAGAATGTGATTCTTTCTCCCATCGCCCAAGTAATAATTCCATTTCAGAACTACAAATTTTATCTAATCTTCGAATCAGGAATGTTTCTCCTAAACCTTTAAAGGTAACTTCAATTTTTTGGCGTCCCCCTCCTTCAGGGTGGATTAAAGTTAATACAGACAGTTCAGCTTTGGGAACTCCGGGACCTGCAGGCGGTGGAGGCATTTTTAGAAATGCGAGGGGATTCTGTAAGGGCTGTTTCTCTGTTAATCTTGGCTCTGCCTTCGCGTTTTGGGCGGAGATCGAAACTGCAATTTTTGCCGTTTTAAAAGAGAAAGATATGGGTTTTGACCACCTTTGGCTAGAATGTTATTCAATTTATGTTGTGAACTTATTCAAGAGAAGAGATTGGCAAATTCCGTGGAAATTGAGACTAAAATGGATTGCTTGCCTTAATTACATTAGCAACATTCGGTTTGtcgtttctcatatttatagAGAAGGCAATATAGTTGCGGATACCCTGGCTCGTCATGGAGTTTCTATCCAAGGAATGATGTGGTGGTATCAAGCTCCAGACTTCTGCTCTATTTCAATGTATGATGATTTGGCTGGCAAAGAAAG AGTTGTTTCTTCTAAAGAGTTGGGATGTGTTTCTAGAGCTATTGTGTTTAATGTTAAGTTGACAATTCCTTTGGTAGTTGCAATTTACTGTGGCAAG TGGATTTCATCTGAGTTGAGTCCTAGGAGATTTTTTCTTATTCCAGAATTTTCTGGTTATGTAATCCCTTAG